A window from Salvia miltiorrhiza cultivar Shanhuang (shh) chromosome 2, IMPLAD_Smil_shh, whole genome shotgun sequence encodes these proteins:
- the LOC131009861 gene encoding putative inactive disease susceptibility protein LOV1 yields the protein MGENMAVDAVASVVLQKLQVMLSDKSFSGNKIIRRRLNRMQEILGKTSSLVGAANEEPNAQDINKLYLGYLYSIEDSIESFALRFTRQRNKLGFLINHALLLKKFTALKMLDSKLSNIQTKVMKLNNRTSSLESISSTRTNRERRPEIKQTPLSSIQEETRGLKSSMKRAMSSPAVGNIQERPTNLRRNQSFKMLSRSNASMIRERWKQSKLMYSYSYNEEELSMVGYQCKVRELRPRLEKLDDRIIPIVGELGSGKTMLARAIYGNRSIKNMFKPAAWANIFKESMTTDILLALLNQVKKSEVQDGSNEEYLKSRLVQELTGRRYLVVLDGVQTREQWDRLKDAFPDQQNGSKIILTTFDERVAEHADSKRQVYNLEKLNPEESWSLFMRKVGSQNDPENFLKEKIIHVCQGLPLNIVLLGSLLSMKSRGEWSETLKSDKEWRASDIMKLSYNDLDHHLKLCLIYMTLFPKELDIPVRRLQRLWLAEGFVKPQKHGEFPEDVAQGYFENLVKRSLIMVSKQRSDGSPRRCRLQGALHDLLLEQAREIRLFHVHPGSDDMRRLIEYADARNAPLQPSQIQHVRSYISFNLQKKDTPAKHVSSLVSNMGKRLGLLRVLDLEGVYKPSLPDNLGDLFHLRYLGLRWTFLDKLPKSVGQLPHLQTLDLKHTCIDKIPTTVWKLKNLQHLNLDEVHLDKDTPLHFPDLLTLWGLSVSHEAPITDGLSKLKHLRELGISLRFIKRSDDIVQDKGQATEALVKWISELTDLRSLRLRSKDDSGNPSSLSLKPFSRLGKLSHMKLLGKLQQLPRADHFPPHIKVLTLSLSFLSEDPMPILGQLPDLTVLRLLANSYLGEKMLCSADTFKNLEVLKLWVLEDLKEWEVEDGAMKKLKEVNIRRCSKLENFPTSLLKQETFRDLILNNMPPAFKEKIDNNYQFKVSTKDFQRHLRAQD from the coding sequence ATGGGTGAGAATATGGCTGTAGATGCAGTTGCATCTGTGGTTCTCCAGAAACTACAAGTGATGCTAAGTGATAAGTCCTTCTCGGGAAACAAGATTATAAGGCGTCGCCTCAATCGGATGCAGGAGATCCTCGGGAAAACGAGCAGCTTGGTTGGAGCTGCAAATGAGGAACCAAATGCTCAAGATATCAACAAACTCTACCTCGGCTATCTCTACTCCATCGAAGACTCCATTGAGTCCTTCGCCCTCCGTTTCACCCGCCAGAGGAACAAGCTGGGATTCCTCATCAATCATGCTCTCCTCCTCAAAAAATTCACAGCTCTCAAAATGCTCGACTCCAAACTCTCCAATATTCAGACAAAGGTTATGAAGCTCAACAATCGTACAAGCAGCCTTGAAAGCATCAGCAGCACTCGAACAAACAGAGAGAGAAGACCAGAGATAAAACAGACTCCACTTTCTTCCATTCAAGAAGAAACTCGAGGTCTGAAATCAAGTATGAAGCGTGCAATGAGCAGTCCCGCTGTTGGAAACATACAAGAAAGGCCAACAAATCTACGCAGGAACCAGTCCTTCAAAATGCTCTCACGCAGTAATGCCTCAATGATACGAGAAAGGTGGAAGCAATCGAAGCTCATGTATAGTTACTCCTACAATGAGGAAGAACTATCCATGGTCGGATACCAATGCAAGGTGAGAGAGCTCCGGCCTAGGCTGGAGAAATTGGATGACAGGATAATCCCCATTGTAGGCGAACTGGGCTCAGGAAAGACAATGCTGGCTCGTGCCATCTATGGCAACAGAAGCATCAAAAACATGTTCAAGCCTGCTGCTTGGGCAAACATTTTCAAGGAATCTATGACGACGGATATCTTGCTGGCCTTGCTGAACCAAGTGAAGAAATCGGAAGTGCAAGATGGGAGCAATGAGGAATACCTCAAAAGCAGGCTCGTGCAGGAACTGACTGGTCGGAGATACTTGGTGGTGTTGGATGGAGTTCAGACTCGGGAGCAATGGGACAGACTTAAAGATGCTTTCCCAGATCAACAAAATGGGAGCAAGATAATCCTTACCACTTTTGATGAGCGAGTAGCAGAGCATGCCGATTCAAAGAGACAGGTGTATAATTTGGAGAAGCTGAACCCTGAAGAGAGCTGGAGTTTGTTCATGAGAAAGGTGGGCTCACAAAATGATCCAGAAAATTTTCTCAAGGAGAAAATTATTCATGTTTGCCAGGGGCTGCCCTTGAATATTGTTCTTCTGGGCAGTCTGTTGTCGATGAAGAGCAGAGGGGAGTGGTCCGAAACACTCAAGAGCGACAAAGAATGGCGAGCCTCAGACATTATGAAGTTGAGCTACAATGATCTGGATCACCATTTGAAACTGTGTCTCATCTATATGACACTGTTTCCCAAAGAACTAGACATTCCAGTGAGGAGGTTGCAACGCTTGTGGCTTGCTGAGGGATTTGTAAAACCACAGAAACATGGAGAGTTCCCAGAAGATGTGGCGCAAGGGTATTTCGAAAACCTGGTCAAACGCAGCTTGATAATGGTGTCCAAACAACGCTCAGATGGAAGCCCCAGAAGGTGCCGGTTGCAAGGCGCCCTCCACGACCTCTTGTTGGAGCAGGCGCGAGAGATCCGCCTTTTCCACGTTCATCCTGGATCCGATGATATGCGTAGGCTCATCGAATATGCTGATGCCCGCAATGCTCCGCTTCAGCCTTCCCAAATTCAACATGTGAGGTCTTACATATCTTTCAACCTACAGAAAAAGGATACTCCAGCAAAGCATGTGAGCTCTCTTGTAAGCAACATGGGCAAAAGGCTGGGCCTGCTGAGGGTTCTTGATCTTGAGGGAGTGTACAAGCCTAGTTTGCCTGATAATCTAGGCGACTTGTTTCATTTGAGGTACTTGGGATTGAGGTGGACTTTCTTGGACAAGCTTCCCAAATCTGTAGGCCAACTCCCTCATCTCCAAACATTAGACCTGAAGCATACATGCATAGACAAAATCCCAACCACTGTTTGGAAACTGAAAAATCTCCAGCATCTCAATCTTGATGAAGTTCATCTAGACAAGGATACGCCTCTGCACTTCCCCGACCTCCTCACACTCTGGGGATTATCAGTCAGCCATGAGGCCCCAATCACAGATGGTTTGAGCAAATTGAAACACCTAAGAGAATTAGGCATTTCTTTACGCTTCATCAAGCGCAGCGACGATATTGTCCAAGACAAAGGTCAAGCTACAGAAGCTTTGGTGAAGTGGATTTCCGAGCTAACAGATCTTCGATCATTGAGGTTGCGATCCAAAGATGATTCTGGGAACCCTTCAAGTCTTAGTTTAAAGCCGTTTTCACGCTTGGGAAAACTCTCTCATATGAAGTTACTCGGGAAGTTGCAACAACTCCCTCGCGCGGATCACTTCCCACCTCATATTAAAGTTCTCACATTATCATTGTCTTTTCTGTCCGAAGATCCCATGCCGATCCTTGGACAGCTCCCGGATTTAACAGTTTTGAGGCTGCTTGCTAACTCATACCTTGGAGAGAAAATGCTCTGCTCAGCTGACACTTTTAAGAATCTTGAGGTTCTAAAACTCTGGGTGCTCGAAGATCTCAAGGAATGGGAAGTCGAAGACGGCGCAATGAAGAAACTCAAAGAGGTCAACATCAGAAGGTGTTCCAAACTGGAAAACTTCCCAACCAGCTTGTTGAAGCAGGAAACTTTCCGAGATTTGATCTTAAACAACATGCCCCCTGCATTCAAGGAAAAAATTGACAACAATTATCAGTTCAAGGTCTCCACCAAAGATTTCCAACGACATCTCAGAGCTCAAGATTAG
- the LOC131010983 gene encoding HMG1/2-like protein isoform X2 produces MKGGKSKADSRKADSRLAVKKQTKKEKQAAKDPNKPKRAASAFFVFMEDFRKRYKEKHPNNKSVAAVGKAGGDEWKSMSKEDKAPFVAVAEQRKEEYERQMKAYNKKLAGEEDEESDKSKSEVNDEEDEEGSGEVSEEEEDDD; encoded by the exons ATGAAGGGAGGAAAATCTAAGGCCGATTCCAGAAAGGCGGACAGCAG GCTTGCTGTGAAAAAGCAGACGAAGAAGGAGAAGCAAGCTGCTAAGGACCCCAACAAGCCGAAGAGGGCTGCAAGTGCTTTCTTTGTTTTCAT GGAGGACTTTAGGAAGCGGTACAAGGAAAAACACCCCAACAACAAATCTGTTGCTGCT GTTGGTAAAGCTGGTGGTGATGAGTGGAAGTCAATGAGTAAAGAG GACAAGGCCCCCTTCGTTGCAGTTGCAGAGCAGCGAAAAGAGGAATACGAACGACAAATGAAGGCATACAACAAAAAACTG GCTGGCGAGGAAGATGAGGAGTCGGACAAGTCCAAATCCGAGGTGAATGACGAGGAGGACGAGGAGGGAAGCGGGGAGGTTAGC gaggaagaagaagatgacGACTGA
- the LOC131010984 gene encoding uncharacterized protein LOC131010984: protein MEEVLLRLITFLEEWEVRVFIILSLALQILLIMLGNRRKYVCKLWIRIILWCAYLLADWVAVVSLGITSKNTLDACHKRIKVEPGIELRWFWAQFFVLHLGGPDTITAYSLEDNELWLRHLVGMVIQTGLASYVLLVALRSSNWLPSLSVLIFIAGAIKYGERLYTLRAANSEHFRDSMLPEPDPGPNYAKFMEEYTMKEAEGYEVGVDEVIEIPVLAQHDFPDKPGIHEAYDLFLTFKRLFADAILSFQDRDSSRSYFQNLSGEQAFDVVEIELGFMFDELYTKASVVYNLWGCILRMITFSFTLFAWMAFLFVCEKGKYKQLDLVITHLLLGVAICLEIYAVFVLVNSDWTCRLIKRGKMIQWLQQPKKKRWSEKMSQHNLLDLCVWDKSALLFFPRSITKAAKIDHYLEKHWHKSFVDVSIDLKNLIFIELKKYTTASDPAAMWSRKGSFTLGKYPFLSLDGIQEREFDQGILLWHIATDICYTLTPPKERIPTADHSKHISDYMLYLLMVCPFMLPIGIGMIRLRDTCAEAKEFFRERATVIASSKVEACNKLLEVSTRVPPGKVKGDRSKSVLFDACKLAKSLLKAQMWNVVSSVWVEMLAHAATHCGGRHHAHQLRKGGELLSHVWLLMAHLGITEQFQISQGHARAKIRSC from the coding sequence ATGGAAGAAGTTCTACTAAGATTGATCACATTCTTGGAAGAATGGGAAGTCAGGGTGTTCATAATCCTCAGCCTCGCGTTGCAGATCTTACTGATCATGTTGGGCAATCGCAGGAAGTATGTATGCAAACTTTGGATAAGAATCATTCTCTGGTGTGCTTACTTATTGGCAGATTGGGTAGCAGTCGTTTCACTTGGCATCACCTCGAAGAACACTCTTGATGCTTGCCACAAGAGAATCAAGGTTGAGCCCGGGATTGAACTGAGGTGGTTCTGGGCTCAATTCTTTGTGCTGCACTTAGGTGGCCCCGACACCATCACGGCATACTCTCTCGAAGATAACGAGCTGTGGCTGAGGCATTTGGTGGGGATGGTGATTCAAACTGGACTTGCTTCATATGTCCTACTTGTTGCCCTCCGCAGCTCCAATTGGCTTCCCTCTTTGAGCGTGCTCATCTTCATAGCAGGTGCAATCAAGTATGGAGAGCGCCTGTACACTCTCCGTGCAGCCAACAGTGAGCACTTCCGCGACTCCATGCTTCCAGAGCCTGATCCGGGCCCCAACTATGCAAAATTCATGGAAGAATACACGATGAAGGAGGCTGAGGGGTATGAAGTTGGGGTGGACGAGGTTATAGAAATCCCTGTTCTCGCTCAGCATGATTTCCCCGACAAGCCAGGCATACACGAAGCATACGACCTATTCCTGACATTCAAACGCCTCTTTGCGGACGCTATCTTGAGTTTTCAAGACCGAGACAGCAGCAGATCCTACTTCCAGAATCTGTCAGGGGAGCAAGCTTTTGATGTTGTTGAGATCGAGCTTGGCTTCATGTTTGACGAGCTCTACACGAAAGCATCCGTTGTGTACAACCTCTGGGGCTGCATCCTTCGGATGATCACGTTCTCCTTCACCCTCTTCGCCTGGATGGCCTTCCTCTTTGTCTGCGAGAAGGGCAAGTACAAGCAGCTTGACTTGGTGATCACTCACTTGCTGCTCGGGGTGGCTATCTGCTTAGAGATATACGCTGTTTTTGTTCTCGTGAACTCAGACTGGACGTGCAGGCTGATCAAGCGCGGCAAAATGATTCAATGGCTGCAGCAGCCAAAGAAGAAGAGGTGGTCTGAGAAAATGTCTCAGCACAATCTACTTGATCTTTGTGTTTGGGATAAATCTGCACTATTATTCTTCCCAAGAAGCATCACAAAGGCTGCTAAAATCGATCATTACCTCGAAAAGCACTGGCACAAGTCCTTCGTTGACGTCTCCATAGATCTGAAAAACCTTATATTCATAGAGTTGAAGAAGTACACAACTGCGTCTGATCCAGCAGCTATGTGGAGCAGAAAGGGGAGTTTCACTCTTGGAAAGtacccctttctctctctcgatGGGATCCAAGAGAGGGAATTCGATCAGGGGATCCTCCTCTGGCACATCGCCACGGACATCTGTTACACCCTCACGCCACCCAAGGAGAGAATCCCGACCGCGGACCACAGCAAGCACATATCTGACTACATGCTGTACCTCCTCATGGTCTGCCCCTTCATGCTGCCAATTGGGATCGGGATGATAAGGTTACGCGACACATGCGCTGAGGCCAAGGAGTTTTTCAGGGAGCGGGCCACGGTGATAGCATCCAGCAAGGTTGAGGCCTGCAACAAGCTGCTCGAGGTGAGCACTCGGGTGCCACCGGGTAAAGTGAAGGGCGACCGGAGCAAGAGCGTGCTGTTTGATGCGTGTAAGCTGGCTAAGTCCCTCTTGAAGGCGCAGATGTGGAATGTTGTGAGCAGTGTGTGGGTGGAGATGTTAGCCCACGCTGCCACGCATTGTGGCGGCAGACACCACGCCCACCAGCTGCGCAAGGGGGGGGAGCTGCTCAGCCATGTTTGGCTTCTCATGGCGCATTTGGGCATCACAGAGCAGTTCCAGATATCTCAAGGTCATGCTAGGGCTAAAATCAGGTCATGCTAG
- the LOC131010983 gene encoding HMG1/2-like protein isoform X1, translating into MKGGKSKADSRKADSRLAVKKQTKKEKQAAKDPNKPKRAASAFFVFMEDFRKRYKEKHPNNKSVAAVGKAGGDEWKSMSKEDKAPFVAVAEQRKEEYERQMKAYNKKLAGEEDEESDKSKSEVNDEEDEEGSGEVSVSEARFIHSSFVKNFGQTSVTRSRLLFQNFVQEEEEDDD; encoded by the exons ATGAAGGGAGGAAAATCTAAGGCCGATTCCAGAAAGGCGGACAGCAG GCTTGCTGTGAAAAAGCAGACGAAGAAGGAGAAGCAAGCTGCTAAGGACCCCAACAAGCCGAAGAGGGCTGCAAGTGCTTTCTTTGTTTTCAT GGAGGACTTTAGGAAGCGGTACAAGGAAAAACACCCCAACAACAAATCTGTTGCTGCT GTTGGTAAAGCTGGTGGTGATGAGTGGAAGTCAATGAGTAAAGAG GACAAGGCCCCCTTCGTTGCAGTTGCAGAGCAGCGAAAAGAGGAATACGAACGACAAATGAAGGCATACAACAAAAAACTG GCTGGCGAGGAAGATGAGGAGTCGGACAAGTCCAAATCCGAGGTGAATGACGAGGAGGACGAGGAGGGAAGCGGGGAGGTTAGCGTAAGTGAAGCTCGGTTTATTCATTCTTCTTTTGTGAAGAATTTTGGGCAAACTTCTGTAACAAGAAGCCGgcttttgtttcaaaattttgtgcaggaggaagaagaagatgacGACTGA